In Solanum pennellii chromosome 3, SPENNV200, a single window of DNA contains:
- the LOC107013753 gene encoding uncharacterized protein LOC107013753: MLRSGMRRNPKASIDPIRASKRIAKAKNVMNPIVAIEAINKNPKVAGSEVITRKTTLVPKIADEPTMTKKIKASNKTADTKRSKRPFASKVPETDSNYKTLYFDSQKKVEDLTELNHKQAIDLSYRSGQVDAYEYIIGNMKNVVAFSSTMRATDEEMNLSKGTAPDGPSLNLNHLE, from the exons ATGTTGAGATCAGGAATGAGGAGAAACCCAAAAGCTTCAATCGACCCGATCCGCGCAAGCAAGAGGATAGCCAAAGCAAAAAATGTGATGAATCCGATAGTTGCCATTGAAGCAATAAATAAGAACCCTAAAGTTGCCGGATCGGAAGTAATTACAAGGAAGACAACATTAGTTCCAAAAATTGCTGATGAGCCAACAATGACGAAGAAGATCAAAGCATCCAATAAAACAGCCGATACGAAG AGAAGCAAAAGGCCGTTTGCAAGTAAAGTTCCAGAGACAGATAGCAACTACAAAACTCTGTATTTTGACTCGCAAAAAAAG GTTGAGGATTTGACGGAGCTAAACCATAAACAAGCTATTGATTTGAGCTACCGGAGTGGACAAGTTGATGCA TACGAGTATATAATTGGAAATATGAAGAATGTGGTGGCCTTCTCTAGTACAATGAGAGCAACTGATGAAGAGATGAACTTGTCTAAAGGAACTGCTCCGGATGGTCCTTCGTTGAACCTGAACCATCTCGAATGA
- the LOC107013735 gene encoding uncharacterized protein LOC107013735, translated as MAIDMISDPPSLATSPRISFSHNLSPSNLTNILQKTQIQEPIHSNSEFDFCISNAETSSADELFSDGLIRPIQLQEKFVNSSKQTILSKKAQSLPPLPQNDQNDQNPKQEIKTEQQKSHSFWGIKRSSSVHCVNTHKKSSSFWSLPLLSRSNSTGSVPNSKKQGTLQLKQIKNSSTPASFYTFPSAQKPPLRKNYGAAGSNYGNGIRISPVLNVASQNLFGFGSLFRNGKRKKSKK; from the coding sequence atggccATTGATATGATATCTGATCCTCCAAGCTTAGCTACAAGTCCAAGAATCTCTTTTTCCCACAATCTTTCACCTTCAAATCTTACTAATATTCTTCAGAAAACACAAATCCAAGAACCTATTCATTCAAATTCTGAATTTGATTTCTGTATCAGCAATGCAGAAACTTCATCAGCAGATGAACTCTTTTCAGATGGCTTAATTCGCCCAATTCAACTTCAAGAAAAGTTTGTTAACTCGTCAAAACAAacaattttatccaaaaaagcTCAATCTCTTCCACCCCTTCCacaaaatgaccaaaatgaTCAAAACCCAAAACAAGAAATCAAAACAGAGCAACAAAAGAGTCATTCTTTTTGGGGTATTAAAAGAAGCAGTAGTGTTCATTGTGTTAATACACACAAGAAAAGTAGTTCATTTTGGTCATTACCTTTATTATCTCGAAGCAATTCAACTGGTTCAGTACCAAATTCCAAGAAACAGGGGACTCTGCAATTAAAGCaaatcaagaattcatcaacaccAGCAAGTTTTTACACATTTCCATCAGCTCAAAAACCGCCATTAAGGAAGAATTATGGAGCAGCAGGGAGTAATTATGGTAATGGTATTAGAATTAGTCCAGTTCTTAATGTTGCATCACAAAATTTATTTGGATTTGGGTCTCTGTTTCGTAATGGGAAACGTAAAAAGAGCAAGAAATGA
- the LOC107015184 gene encoding AMSH-like ubiquitin thioesterase 1 — MMTRSSSGQINIAARTKKLDVDNRIALRIYYRIADNVLKQADIFRAEGDVIDLYVMLLRYSSLVSETIPCHRDYRASLQSNKIYLKKRLLNAVAELEDLKPIVQQKLEALNRKSTYQVNKGNNHHQNNLLGFSGEYSPANNQSFKAWGANKIAAPVRKFGYQVPITTQFLPVKPVDEHIRRLSLSIPRPTDETLNRHSILGPNGLRGQLQLPASDRGVSYPSNVDFTPVLIPSLLKQPLESESSDKKDDISSECGKPCQELMLPVNSDKPVLRLEEPASLISFDVEEIPLQSEIIRQPSPPPVLAEVQDLMPTAACPIEEVECGLVKSSPDGLICSEDPLQLHISASVMDTFMKLAKSNTNKNLETCGVLAGSLKNRKFYITALIIPKQESTSDSCQTTNEEEIFEVQDKQSLFPLGWIHTHPTQSCFMSSIDVHTQYSYQIMLPEAIAIVMAPRDSSRTHGIFRLTNPGGMTVIRQCPRRGFHPHDPPPDGSPIYKHCTDVYMDSNLKFDVIDLR; from the exons ATGATGACTCGGTCGTCGTCGGGGCAAATCAACATCGCAGCGCGTACGAAGAAACTCGATGTGGATAATCGAATCGCTTTGAGAATTTACTATCGCATCGCAGATAATGTCCTCAAACAG GCTGACATTTTTCGCGCTGAGGGAGACGTCATAGATTTGTATGTCATGCTTCTTAGATACTCAAG tttgGTCTCTGAGACAATACCATGCCATCGAGATTATCGAGCATCACTGCAGAgcaacaaaatttatttgaaaaag AGATTACTAAATGCTGTGGCTGAGCTTGAGGATTTGAAGCCAATAGTTCAACAGAAACTTGAGGCGCTAAACAGAAAAAGCACATATCAAGTGAATAAGGGGAACAATCATCatcaaaataatcttttagGATTCTCAGGGGAATATTCTCCTGCCAATAATCAAAGCTTTAAGGCTTGGGGGGCAAATAAG ATAGCGGCACCTGTTCGAAAATTTGGGTATCAAGTTCCAATAACCACACAGTTTTTACCTGTGAAGCCTGTAGATGAGCATATCCGCCGTTT GTCACTTAGTATTCCCCGTCCAACGGATGAAACCCTGAACAGACATTCCATCTTGGGTCCGAATGGGCTTCGAGGACAGTTGCAGCTTCCAGCTAGTGACAGAGGG GTGTCTTATCCAAGTAATGTTGACTTCACCCCTGTTCTGATCCCCAG CCTCCTGAAGCAGCCTCTGGAAAGTGAATCTTCTGATAAGAAGGATGATATCAGTTCAGAATGTGGGAAACCATGCCAGGAATTAATGTTACCAGTCAACAGTGACAAGCCAGTGCTACGTCTTGAGGAACCTGCTTCATTGATTTCCTTTGATGTAGAAGAAATCCCTCTACAATCAGAAATCATTAGACAACCTTCTCCTCCACCTGTTCTTGCGGAGGTACAAGATTTGATGCCAACTGCAGCATGTCCAATCGAAGAGGTGGAATGTGGATTAGTTAAATCATCACCTGATGGTCTAATCTGTTCTGAAGATCCCCTGCAATTGCACATT TCAGCATCTGTGATGGATACTTTCATGAAGTTAGCCAAGTCCAATACTAACAAAAATCTTGAAACCTGTGGTGTTCTTGCTGGATCACTA AAAAACCGAAAATTTTACATCACTGCTCTGATCATTCCTAAGCAGGAATCGACATCAGATTCG TGTCAAACTACAAATGAGGAGGAAATATTTGAAGTTCAAGATAAGCAATCATTGTTTCCTCTTGGATGGATTCAT ACACATCCGACGCAATCATGTTTCATGTCATCCATCGATGTTCACACTCAGTATTCATATCAG ATTATGTTGCCTGAAGCAATTGCAATTGTAATGGCCCCAAGAGACAGTTCAAG AACTCATGGAATATTCCGATTGACAAATCCGGGTGGAATGACAGTTATACGACAATGTCCAAGGCGTGGTTTTCATCCGCATGACCCTCCTCCTGATGGTAGCCCAATTTACAAGCATTGTACAGATGTCTATATGGATTCTAACTTGAAGTTTGATGTCATTGATCTGCGATGA